One segment of Trichlorobacter ammonificans DNA contains the following:
- a CDS encoding EF-hand domain-containing protein, which translates to MMMKTVVAALMLAVSFPAAAVAEAQLFEQLDTDKSGTISRTELLKGDLAVVSAPDGTKRVQRRDPAATGQNVLTEGQKRRLFDTLDLDKNGFISRKEWQRAAPGGFILWKF; encoded by the coding sequence ATGATGATGAAAACGGTAGTAGCAGCACTGATGCTGGCAGTGTCGTTCCCGGCGGCAGCCGTGGCGGAGGCGCAGCTGTTTGAGCAGCTCGATACGGACAAAAGCGGCACTATCAGCCGCACGGAACTGCTGAAGGGTGACCTGGCGGTGGTGAGCGCCCCGGACGGTACGAAACGGGTGCAGCGGCGCGATCCGGCCGCCACGGGGCAGAACGTCCTGACCGAGGGGCAGAAACGCCGGTTGTTCGATACCCTCGACCTGGACAAGAACGGGTTCATCAGCCGCAAGGAATGGCAACGCGCCGCGCCCGGCGG
- a CDS encoding cupin domain-containing protein codes for MKTTLLGLILAALMASLPLLSVGTAQALDCGGPGTQQTAAAYRSSSGERLDACFDRAAERVTLRMPDGRTVTLPLAPSASGARYGSGQEVFWEHQGTGRYFSGETLLFEGTVVDTADGYRNGVVVKELVRTGVTADGRKIAYPVTEKPEVTALLVELPPGSETGWHKHPVPVHAYLLGGSLKVELAGGRTVQYKAGEVIIEVVNTLHNGRTVGIEPARLIVFYLGVQGTPAVVRVP; via the coding sequence CGCTTTTGTCCGTGGGCACGGCCCAGGCCCTGGACTGTGGCGGCCCCGGCACGCAGCAGACCGCGGCAGCCTACCGCAGCAGCAGCGGCGAACGACTGGACGCCTGCTTCGACCGGGCGGCAGAGCGGGTAACCCTGCGGATGCCGGATGGTCGTACCGTTACCCTGCCGCTGGCCCCGTCGGCCTCGGGCGCCCGTTACGGCAGCGGGCAGGAGGTGTTCTGGGAGCACCAGGGGACCGGTCGCTACTTTAGCGGCGAAACATTGCTTTTTGAAGGGACGGTCGTTGATACCGCCGACGGCTACCGGAACGGGGTGGTGGTCAAGGAGCTGGTCAGGACCGGGGTCACTGCCGATGGCCGGAAGATCGCCTATCCGGTGACCGAAAAGCCGGAGGTGACGGCGCTGCTGGTGGAGTTGCCGCCGGGGAGCGAGACCGGCTGGCACAAACATCCGGTGCCGGTCCACGCCTATCTGCTGGGCGGCAGCCTGAAGGTGGAACTGGCCGGGGGCAGGACGGTGCAGTACAAGGCGGGCGAGGTCATTATCGAGGTGGTGAACACGCTGCATAACGGGCGTACCGTCGGTATCGAGCCGGCCCGCCTGATTGTGTTCTACCTGGGGGTGCAGGGAACGCCCGCGGTGGTTCGGGTGCCATGA
- a CDS encoding nucleoside deaminase, with protein MAGCENGLVRSLEVRLPDWVAELLSGAERYPDDAARMGLAVALADRNVTEGGGPFGAAIFDHTSGRPVGVGMNLVLPAGNSTLHAEMVAIMAAEAAVGSHTLAQAGRYELFTSCAPCAMCLGGILWSGVERLVCAADAEDARRIGFDEGPVFEESYRYLEERGIEVVRGFMREAGRAVLERYAALGGRIYNGR; from the coding sequence ATGGCCGGATGTGAAAACGGGCTGGTACGTTCGCTCGAAGTCAGGCTGCCGGACTGGGTGGCGGAGCTGCTGAGCGGAGCGGAGCGCTATCCCGATGACGCAGCCCGGATGGGGCTGGCGGTGGCGCTGGCCGACCGCAACGTCACGGAAGGGGGCGGCCCCTTTGGCGCGGCGATCTTCGACCATACCAGCGGCCGGCCGGTCGGGGTCGGCATGAACCTGGTGCTGCCGGCCGGCAATTCGACGCTCCATGCCGAAATGGTGGCGATCATGGCGGCCGAGGCGGCCGTCGGCAGCCACACCCTGGCGCAGGCAGGGCGGTACGAGCTGTTCACCTCCTGCGCTCCCTGCGCCATGTGCCTGGGGGGGATACTCTGGAGCGGCGTGGAACGGCTGGTCTGCGCCGCCGACGCGGAGGATGCCCGCCGGATCGGTTTCGATGAGGGACCGGTTTTCGAAGAGTCGTACCGCTACCTGGAGGAGCGTGGGATCGAGGTAGTGCGGGGATTCATGCGTGAGGCGGGCAGGGCGGTGCTGGAGCGCTATGCAGCCTTGGGGGGGCGGATTTACAACGGACGCTGA